A genomic region of Alligator mississippiensis isolate rAllMis1 chromosome 4, rAllMis1, whole genome shotgun sequence contains the following coding sequences:
- the RND2 gene encoding rho-related GTP-binding protein RhoN isoform X2 encodes MESQLARCKIVVVGDTQCGKTALLHVFAKDCYPENYVPTVFENYTASFEIEKQRIELNMWDTSGSAYYDNVRPLAYPDSDAVLICFDISRPETLDSVLKKGSMLARQIGAVAYVECSSKVSENSVRDVFHVTTLASVNRMHKNLKRSNSKRGLKRASQMPGRTDLLNDTEIRKDRAKSCSIM; translated from the exons ATGGAGAGCCAGCTGGCCCGTTGCAAGATCGTGGTGGTGGGAGACACGCAGTGCGGAAAGACCGCGCTGTTGCACGTCTTCGCCAAGGACTGCTACCCCGAG AACTATGTGCCCACCGTGTTCGAGAACTACACGGCCAGCTTCGAGATCGAGAAGCAGCGCATCGAGCTCAACATGTGGGACACGTCCG GCTCTGCCTACTACGACAACGTCCGCCCCTTGGCCTACCCTGATTCGGATGCTGTGCTCATCTGCTTTGACATCAGCCGCCCAGAGACCCTGGACAGTGTGCTCAAGAAG GGCAGCATGTTGGCGCGGCAGATCGGGGCAGTGGCTTATGTTGAGTGCTCCTCCAAGGTCTCGGAGAACAGCGTGCGTGATGTTTTCCATGTGACCACGCTGGCTTCAGTCAACAGGATGCACAAGAACCTGAAACGCAGCAACTCCAAGCGGGGACTGAAGCGGGCCTCTCAGATGCCCGGCAGGACGGACTTGTTGAATGACACGGAGATCAGGAAAGACCGAGCCAAAAGCTGCTCCATTATGTGA
- the RND2 gene encoding rho-related GTP-binding protein RhoN isoform X1, protein MESQLARCKIVVVGDTQCGKTALLHVFAKDCYPENYVPTVFENYTASFEIEKQRIELNMWDTSGSAYYDNVRPLAYPDSDAVLICFDISRPETLDSVLKKWQGETQEFCPNAKIVLVGCKLDMRTDLNTLRELSKQRLIPVTHEQGSMLARQIGAVAYVECSSKVSENSVRDVFHVTTLASVNRMHKNLKRSNSKRGLKRASQMPGRTDLLNDTEIRKDRAKSCSIM, encoded by the exons ATGGAGAGCCAGCTGGCCCGTTGCAAGATCGTGGTGGTGGGAGACACGCAGTGCGGAAAGACCGCGCTGTTGCACGTCTTCGCCAAGGACTGCTACCCCGAG AACTATGTGCCCACCGTGTTCGAGAACTACACGGCCAGCTTCGAGATCGAGAAGCAGCGCATCGAGCTCAACATGTGGGACACGTCCG GCTCTGCCTACTACGACAACGTCCGCCCCTTGGCCTACCCTGATTCGGATGCTGTGCTCATCTGCTTTGACATCAGCCGCCCAGAGACCCTGGACAGTGTGCTCAAGAAG TGGCAAGGGGAGACCCAGGAGTTCTGCCCCAATGCGAAGATTGTGTTGGTTGGCTGCAAGCTGGACATGCGGACAGATCTGAACACCCTGCGGGAGCTCTCCAAGCAGCGCCTCATCCCTGTCACGCATGAGCAG GGCAGCATGTTGGCGCGGCAGATCGGGGCAGTGGCTTATGTTGAGTGCTCCTCCAAGGTCTCGGAGAACAGCGTGCGTGATGTTTTCCATGTGACCACGCTGGCTTCAGTCAACAGGATGCACAAGAACCTGAAACGCAGCAACTCCAAGCGGGGACTGAAGCGGGCCTCTCAGATGCCCGGCAGGACGGACTTGTTGAATGACACGGAGATCAGGAAAGACCGAGCCAAAAGCTGCTCCATTATGTGA